The Epinephelus lanceolatus isolate andai-2023 chromosome 1, ASM4190304v1, whole genome shotgun sequence genome has a window encoding:
- the LOC117256332 gene encoding uncharacterized protein LOC117256332 has product MIKKGARNFLGRKNHSLFDTNIKIKDMDNVELNLESSAIPESGTASVRARPTVKHHSSSTDSFQGFAVPTPKVPLLPPVNGPKINGSIGGDHLSNGSVISVPDLVEGEIFVPPPPSTAPPPPPGNFIPPPDFMGDLNTLNYATLQSPSMPSSESASPGPFMNGEDLTFIKPPPMAPPKPPSTCSSGSVSSVPISTPSLVKVPDHPVFAPPQPPSERQHKSHKKPPPKPIRLSSIPTLDSPPQTPAPPPPVQTPTLSTFNPQNTAKLYNNPQTSILSGYEEHDPKPKQMLLLEDSPSGKSSPVPAQVDGKAPEVTIPSKPVHKDVQELKETLQITQPSQSPLPVPNKEAKTRIVSAKPETDKPLHTSHQTSPQLQKLNGTRVNSEPVEDKLEGSPSQGRRFSPLIDRKLRNLKSSETSGGRDGPAASPLALLMAAKERDKHRSHHSVSRENSGKKNEQPSTSIHPSDSSPNSFIVTPRSSSSSSLTSLERVQESLKSVSPVAHTQTIQTPEKPSSSALVKDQTGSPGSALNRMAASLSATNLVEPKQNAVQSPSKSQLTQQEDLSMPVLPPPPEFDDFDDFMEPPPSIPPPDPPMKKAPTPTVFNLPPSQVPPPPPSQVPPPPPSQTPPPPPPPPSQIPPPPSQIPPPPPSKVPPPPPTQVPPPPPNHIPPPPTKPKPPAAPKLPPPEIDVKPKQPPPTKPKVASAQLPPSLSPSQVTLLSILQKKMLEMDHKMAPAKEAESSSDDWGTPLSEEENKVPVFPRATLPSKNYPAGNKAAAMNMQELEGKMARKYQDTSSLKVPTSNGVQSKHKYGMTFTVRPGTKQPITPYRREDP; this is encoded by the exons TCCTCCACTGACAGCTTTCAAGGGTTTGCCGTCCCGACACCCAAAGTCCCCCTCCTTCCCCCTGTCAACGGTCCAAAGATCAACGGTTCAA TCGGTGGAGATCACTTGTCCAATGGATCTGTTATATCTGTGCCTGACCTTGTGGAGGGGGAAATAtttgttcctcctcctccctctacGGCACCTCCACCCCCTCCAGGCAATTTTATCCCTCCGCCAGACTTCATGGGTGACCTGAACACTCTAAATTATGCAACCCTTCAGTCTCCTTCCATGCCCTCTTCAGAATCAGCCTCACCAGGACCCTTCATGAATGGGGAAGACTTAACCTTCATAAAACCGCCACCAATGGCCCCACCAAAGCCTCCATCTACTTGCTCTAGTGGCTCTGTATCATCCGTACCCATCTCTACTCCATCACTTGTCAAAGTTCCTGATCATCCAGTCTTTGCCCCTCCACAGCCCCCCTCTGAAAGGCAACACAAGAGTCATAAGAAACCTCCTCCAAAACCCATAAGACTGTCCTCTATACCAACACTTGACTCCCCGCCACAGACTCCTGCCCCACCTCCACCTGTACAGACACCCACACTGTCCACTTTCAATCCccaaaacacagcaaagctTTACAATAATCCTCAGACCTCAATTCTCAGTGGGTATGAGGAGCATGATCCAAAACCCAAGCAGATGTTACTCCTGGAAGATTCTCCTTCTGGTAAGTCTTCCCCAGTGCCTGCCCAGGTTGATGGCAAAGCCCCTGAAGTGACTATACCATCTAAACCAGTTCACAAAGATGTCCAGGAGCTGAAGGAGACCTTACAAATTACCCAACCCTCTCAATCACCCTTGCCTGTACCAAACAAGGAGGCTAAAACAAGGATAGTTTCAGCAAAGCCAGAAACAGACAAGCCTCTCCACACTTCACATCAGACATCGCCACAGCTTCAGAAACTGAACGGTACTCGTGTAAATTCAGAGCCCGTCGAGGACAAACTCGAAGGATCTCCAAGTCAAGGTCGCAGATTCAGTCCATTAATAGATCGCAAACTGCGCAACCTGAAGAGCAGTGAGACCAGTGGGGGCCGAGATGGACCTGCAGCGTCCCCGCTGGCTCTTTTAATGGCGGCTAAAGAAAGGGACAAGCACAGATCACATCACTCTGTGTCGCGGGAAAACAGCGGCAAGAAGAATGAGCAGCCCAGTACAAGCATTCACCCCAGTGACTCCAGTCCCAATTCCTTTATCGTCACCCCAAGATCCAGCTCATCCTCTTCTCTAACATCTCTAGAAAGAGTGCAGGAGAGTCTTAAGTCTGTCAGTCCTGttgcacatacacaaacaattcaGACTCCAGAAAAACCCAGCAGTTCTGCTCTGGTCAAGGATCAGACAGGATCCCCCGGTTCAGCTCTCAACAGGATGGCTGCATCCCTGAGTGCGACCAACCTGGTTGAgccaaaacaaaatgcagtgcaAAGCCCCTCAAAGTCTCAACTCACACAGCAAGAGGATTTGAGTATGCCAGTACTCCCTCCGCCGCCAGAGTTTGatgattttgatgacttcatgGAGCCCCCACCTTCCATCCCTCCACCTGACCCTCCCATGAAAAAGGCACCAACACCAACTGTGTTCAATCTCCCTCCATCTCAagttccacctcctcctccatctcaagttccacctcctcctccatctcaaactcctcctcctcctcctcctcctccatctcaaattccacctcctccatctcaaattccacctcctcctccatctaaAGTTCCACCTCCTCCGCCAACTCAagttccacctcctcctccaaatCACATTCCACCTCCTCCTACAAAACCCAAACCTCCAGCAGCTCCAAAACTCCCACCTCCTGAAATCGATGTCAAACCAAAGCAACCACCGCCGACGAAACCCAAGGTGGCCTCTGCTCAGCTACCACCCAGTCTTTCACCCAGCCAGGTCACACTTCTGAGCATCTTACAAAAGAAGATGCTTGAAATGGACCACAAAATGGCCCCAGCGAAGGAGGCAGAGTCCAGTTCTGATGACTGGGGCACCCCCTTGTCTGAGGAGGAAAATAAGGTCCCTGTTTTCCCCAGAGCTACACTACCGAGTAAGAATTACCCAGCGGGCAACAAAGCAGCAGCCATGAACATGCAGGAGCTGGAGGGTAAAATGGCCAGGAAATATCAGGACACCTCCTCACTTAAAGTTCCCACCAG CAATGGAGTGCAGTCAAAACATAAGTATGGTATGACCTTCACAGTTCGGCCTGGAACCAAACAGCCCATTACTCCATACAGAAGAGAGGACCCTTAG